One genomic region from Paramicrobacterium agarici encodes:
- a CDS encoding LuxR C-terminal-related transcriptional regulator produces the protein MATVASQGDDLASRERQFGLSPARPAVGIPRLSRLAIEREEPLRRLSAAAADPICIVHAPAGYGKTTLLAQWAQRQMATADAPVLLWVTIDSSCNTRMPFWRHVSTLIEAAASAAEVEVAPVEPGGDISSSLLQIVEQNLEQLGSKVTLVIDAWENIADPSISEDLLRAARDSTSISLVAATRSIEPEWLRAASPYGLSFLRREDLEFTTQDYSAMARHADVPLEQREVRSAVAETAGWPFALRILLEQSRDHLHTELTGGETLAALRESLADEICRMPGAGYLLATSIVDSFSTELAEWLGADPSDRHILDIVESRGLGAWEASTAPTFRLQPVLREGLFARLGPDSARHGFRRLARWHEKNGHLARAFFSALDGEDAAHAVSLAQRAFVPITVALQRNPDALMTQRRSFFSSEPLLGLLNGIAHYRVGNTRRAVQRFMATIAVSEAQLIGRYKEPGPDQVWVQAALTAGLRLIGRYELVEPAYRRFRRMLRRVHDPHGVLESAEVLFAAEGAITLIYLGKLKEARDLLRYETEPPSGKTSRHHYYPVALALYVDAADGLVSRAESHIHELERTGLPRQFNPSFYAVPLHLARALVHLEHHRFDDAALFLNHCMIHWKTIEMWPLLLDVDVRITWQKYGPEAALTLLEERLAEKVKNPPISPQMTALIDELRGKLHVARGDLGAAHALAPARRYRAHPQLAVPRALAFLLGGQPDRALTVAQSVVDSEGLTLAKRVELGLLSASAHLRHGDEEQASRQFAEMTRLALEAGLRMVFAVMPRSDLEALLREYPRADDVRNVLATLPELFPSPDSPAILTERERVILERLDSAVTLAEIAASLSVSINTVKSQARSVYRKLGASGRAAAVSEAHRRGIL, from the coding sequence ATGGCAACGGTGGCTTCCCAGGGCGATGATCTGGCTTCGCGTGAACGTCAGTTCGGGCTCTCCCCTGCGCGCCCTGCAGTTGGCATTCCACGACTTTCTCGTCTCGCGATCGAACGAGAAGAACCGCTCAGGCGCCTCAGTGCCGCCGCGGCCGACCCCATCTGCATCGTCCATGCCCCCGCGGGGTACGGAAAGACGACCCTTCTCGCCCAGTGGGCACAGCGACAGATGGCCACGGCCGACGCGCCTGTGCTTCTCTGGGTGACGATCGACAGCAGCTGCAACACTCGCATGCCTTTCTGGCGGCATGTCTCCACGCTGATTGAGGCAGCAGCGTCCGCGGCAGAGGTGGAAGTTGCTCCCGTCGAGCCTGGGGGTGACATCTCCAGCTCGCTGCTTCAAATCGTGGAACAGAATCTCGAGCAGCTCGGATCGAAGGTCACCCTGGTGATCGATGCCTGGGAGAACATCGCCGACCCGTCGATTTCGGAGGATCTGCTTCGGGCCGCTCGCGACTCGACGTCGATCTCGCTCGTCGCGGCGACCCGGAGCATCGAACCAGAATGGCTTCGAGCGGCGTCGCCGTACGGCCTCTCATTTTTGAGACGCGAAGACCTCGAGTTCACGACACAGGACTACTCTGCGATGGCCCGGCATGCCGACGTGCCACTCGAGCAGCGAGAAGTCCGAAGCGCTGTCGCAGAAACCGCGGGATGGCCGTTCGCACTTCGCATACTTCTCGAGCAGAGCCGAGATCATCTTCACACCGAGCTGACAGGCGGCGAGACCCTCGCCGCACTGCGTGAAAGTCTTGCCGACGAGATTTGTCGAATGCCCGGGGCCGGCTATCTTCTCGCGACCTCCATCGTCGATTCATTCAGCACGGAGCTTGCAGAATGGCTCGGAGCAGACCCGAGTGACCGCCACATTCTCGACATCGTCGAAAGCCGTGGCCTCGGTGCATGGGAGGCAAGCACCGCTCCGACATTTCGGCTTCAGCCGGTACTTCGCGAGGGTCTTTTCGCTCGGCTTGGCCCCGACTCTGCACGTCACGGGTTTCGCCGTCTCGCTCGCTGGCATGAAAAGAATGGGCATCTCGCTCGCGCCTTCTTCAGCGCGTTGGACGGTGAAGATGCGGCTCATGCCGTCTCGCTCGCACAGCGAGCGTTCGTGCCGATCACCGTCGCGCTTCAGCGTAATCCAGACGCACTCATGACACAGAGGCGCTCGTTCTTCTCGAGTGAGCCATTGCTGGGACTTCTCAACGGGATCGCTCACTACAGGGTAGGCAATACGCGCCGGGCCGTGCAGCGTTTCATGGCGACGATCGCGGTCAGCGAAGCTCAATTGATCGGTCGTTACAAAGAGCCGGGTCCCGATCAGGTGTGGGTGCAGGCTGCTCTGACCGCGGGCCTGCGATTGATCGGTCGCTACGAACTTGTCGAACCCGCCTATCGGAGATTTCGGCGGATGCTGAGACGGGTACACGATCCGCACGGGGTTCTCGAGAGTGCAGAGGTGCTCTTTGCAGCCGAGGGCGCAATCACGCTGATCTATCTCGGGAAACTCAAAGAGGCACGCGATCTCCTGCGCTATGAGACCGAGCCGCCGAGCGGAAAGACGTCGAGACATCATTACTATCCCGTGGCTCTCGCCCTGTATGTGGATGCAGCGGATGGACTCGTGTCACGCGCTGAATCTCATATTCATGAACTCGAACGCACCGGTCTGCCGCGTCAGTTTAATCCCAGCTTCTACGCGGTTCCCCTGCACCTCGCCCGCGCGCTCGTTCACCTTGAGCACCACCGATTCGACGATGCTGCGCTCTTCCTCAATCACTGCATGATCCATTGGAAGACGATCGAGATGTGGCCACTGCTCCTCGACGTCGACGTACGCATCACATGGCAGAAGTACGGGCCCGAAGCAGCCCTCACGCTCCTCGAGGAGCGACTTGCAGAGAAGGTGAAGAACCCGCCAATCAGTCCTCAGATGACGGCCCTCATCGACGAGCTGCGAGGCAAACTGCACGTCGCGCGAGGAGATCTCGGTGCCGCCCATGCACTGGCACCCGCGCGTCGCTACCGAGCGCACCCTCAACTCGCTGTTCCCCGGGCTCTCGCGTTCCTCTTAGGCGGGCAACCTGATCGCGCGCTCACGGTTGCCCAAAGCGTCGTCGATTCAGAGGGATTGACGCTTGCGAAGCGCGTTGAACTTGGCCTGCTGTCAGCGTCAGCCCACTTGCGCCATGGTGATGAGGAGCAGGCCTCCCGTCAGTTCGCCGAGATGACGCGCCTTGCTCTCGAGGCCGGTCTGCGAATGGTGTTCGCGGTCATGCCGCGATCCGACCTCGAAGCCCTCCTCCGCGAGTACCCACGAGCTGATGATGTCCGCAACGTTCTCGCAACCCTGCCGGAGCTGTTCCCTTCGCCGGACTCACCCGCGATCCTCACGGAACGCGAACGTGTGATTCTCGAGCGACTCGACTCCGCAGTGACACTTGCCGAGATCGCGGCGTCGCTCAGCGTCTCGATCAACACCGTCAAGTCGCAAGCGCGCTCGGTCTACCGAAAACTCGGCGCATCCGGCCGCGCGGCTGCGGTCAGCGAAGCGCACAGACGCGGCATCCTCTGA
- the purL gene encoding phosphoribosylformylglycinamidine synthase subunit PurL — protein MSIPESTGADTVAHAIETPDKEQPYAALGLKPDEYAKIREILDRRPTSGELAMYSVMWSEHCSYKSSKKYLRQFGKKVTPEMTKNLMVGMGENAGVVDIGEGWAVTFKVESHNHPSYVEPFQGAATGVGGIVRDIISMGARPVAVMDQLRFGAIDDPDTARVVHGVTSGISFYGNCLGLPNIGGETYFDPVYQGNPLVNALSVGVLRHDDLHLANASGVGNKVVLFGARTGGDGIGGASILASDSFDDGGPTKRPAVQVGDPFAEKVLIECCLEMYRSELVEGIQDLGAAGISCATSELAANGDGGMFIELDGVLLRDPSLTAEEILMSESQERMMAVVAPEKLEAFLEVAAKWDVETSVLGEVTDSGRLVINWHGEEIVNVDPSTVAVDGPVYDRPVAYPAWIDALQADTASALERSNDPSVLREQALKLLGSANLADKSWITDQYDYYVLGNTALAFPDDSGMIRVDEESGLGFAIATDANGRYCQLDPREGAQLAIAEAYRNVAVTGAIPAAVTDCLNFGSPENPEVMWQFSEAVEGLSDACLELGIPVTGGNVSFYNQTGDTPIFPTPVVGVLGVIDDVARRVPSGWQDEGDNIYLLGTTRTELSGSAWAGTVHGHLGGRPPKVDLQREKDLAALLHAASQQGLLGSAHDLSDGGLAQALAESVLRFGVGARVWLGEIMERDGVDAASALFSESTGRVIVSVPREDDVKFRGLCEGRGYPVLRIGVTDGTGESASLEVQDYFTVATDELRQTHENTLRSRFA, from the coding sequence GTGAGCATCCCTGAATCGACTGGCGCCGATACCGTCGCACACGCGATCGAGACACCCGATAAAGAGCAGCCCTATGCCGCTCTCGGGCTGAAGCCAGACGAGTATGCGAAGATCCGCGAGATTCTGGACCGGCGCCCAACCTCGGGCGAACTCGCCATGTACTCGGTGATGTGGAGCGAACACTGCTCGTACAAGAGCTCCAAGAAGTACCTGCGTCAATTCGGCAAGAAGGTCACGCCCGAGATGACGAAGAACCTCATGGTTGGCATGGGCGAGAACGCAGGCGTGGTGGATATCGGCGAAGGCTGGGCGGTGACCTTCAAGGTCGAGAGCCACAACCACCCCAGCTACGTCGAACCGTTTCAGGGAGCGGCGACCGGTGTCGGCGGCATCGTCCGCGACATCATCTCGATGGGCGCTCGACCCGTCGCGGTGATGGACCAGCTGCGTTTCGGCGCGATCGACGACCCCGACACCGCACGGGTCGTTCACGGCGTCACGAGTGGCATCTCGTTCTACGGCAACTGTCTCGGTCTGCCGAACATCGGCGGCGAGACGTACTTCGACCCCGTGTATCAGGGCAACCCTCTCGTCAATGCTCTCTCGGTCGGTGTGCTCCGCCACGATGACCTGCATCTTGCCAACGCGTCTGGTGTCGGCAACAAGGTCGTGCTGTTCGGCGCGCGCACGGGAGGCGACGGCATCGGCGGAGCATCCATTCTGGCTTCAGACTCCTTCGACGACGGCGGGCCCACGAAGCGCCCGGCCGTTCAGGTCGGCGATCCGTTCGCCGAGAAGGTACTCATCGAGTGCTGCCTTGAGATGTACCGCAGCGAACTGGTCGAGGGCATTCAAGATCTCGGCGCCGCCGGCATCTCGTGTGCCACGAGCGAACTGGCAGCCAACGGCGATGGCGGAATGTTCATCGAACTCGACGGCGTGCTGCTGCGCGATCCCTCGCTCACGGCCGAGGAGATCCTCATGTCCGAGTCGCAGGAGCGCATGATGGCCGTCGTGGCGCCCGAGAAGCTCGAGGCGTTCCTCGAGGTCGCCGCGAAGTGGGACGTCGAGACGAGCGTGCTCGGTGAGGTCACCGACTCGGGCCGCCTCGTCATCAACTGGCACGGCGAGGAGATCGTCAACGTTGACCCGTCGACGGTCGCGGTCGACGGCCCGGTGTACGATCGGCCCGTCGCCTACCCCGCCTGGATCGACGCGCTGCAAGCTGACACGGCGAGCGCGCTCGAGCGCAGCAATGATCCGTCTGTGCTTCGCGAGCAGGCCCTGAAGCTGCTTGGATCGGCGAATCTCGCCGACAAGAGCTGGATCACGGACCAGTACGACTACTACGTGCTGGGCAACACGGCACTTGCCTTCCCCGACGACAGCGGCATGATCCGCGTCGACGAGGAATCGGGGCTCGGCTTCGCGATCGCCACCGACGCGAACGGCCGGTACTGTCAGCTTGACCCTCGCGAGGGCGCACAGCTCGCCATCGCCGAGGCCTACCGCAATGTCGCCGTGACGGGCGCGATTCCCGCCGCCGTGACCGACTGCCTCAACTTCGGCTCTCCCGAGAACCCCGAGGTCATGTGGCAGTTCTCCGAAGCGGTTGAGGGACTCTCTGATGCTTGCCTTGAGCTCGGCATTCCGGTAACGGGTGGAAACGTATCGTTCTACAACCAGACGGGCGACACCCCGATATTCCCGACGCCCGTCGTCGGCGTGCTCGGCGTGATCGACGACGTGGCCCGCCGCGTTCCTTCGGGCTGGCAAGACGAGGGCGACAATATCTACCTGCTCGGAACCACGCGCACCGAACTGTCGGGTTCTGCCTGGGCGGGCACGGTGCACGGGCACCTCGGCGGGCGCCCCCCGAAGGTCGACCTGCAGCGCGAGAAGGATCTCGCGGCGCTGCTGCACGCGGCATCTCAGCAGGGGCTCCTCGGCTCCGCTCACGATCTCTCTGACGGCGGTCTCGCGCAGGCCCTGGCCGAATCGGTTCTGCGCTTCGGCGTAGGAGCACGCGTGTGGCTCGGCGAGATTATGGAGCGCGACGGTGTGGACGCAGCATCCGCCCTCTTCTCGGAATCGACAGGGCGCGTGATCGTGTCAGTTCCGCGCGAAGACGACGTGAAGTTTCGCGGGCTCTGCGAGGGGCGCGGCTACCCGGTGCTGCGCATCGGCGTCACGGACGGCACGGGAGAGAGCGCCTCGCTCGAAGTGCAGGACTACTTCACCGTCGCGACGGACGAGCTGCGCCAGACGCACGAGAACACGCTGCGCTCGCGCTTCGCCTGA
- a CDS encoding isopeptide-forming domain-containing fimbrial protein: MTVTVTDPDGAVAGGNGTYTATSEGIYTVETDVTYPDGLHWDITVRDGSTEKTGRVWVERYNMAQTVNQTVSELPLWMVNNSGYVYSVVLRDFNGIKSSITADSVGNAVSGEDCATPRYASTEYENAALGCGEQYRLFFEEPSDELPPSAQSAAGARPILPETLTKEDLEVTDLTYAAASPNSSTAGTLTWTPPQRYSGGYTIDIDADGNGSYDDDVDRSIPMGADGTGDTTSFEFDGLDAQGNPIATCVPVKARVHFDRLGEIHLQQNDVEQRTLSMTRLNGPGAPDSTMYWNDQTALSESRVNSTPITDGRAGIDSTGGAHGWAYDVNSWGNERWIDDWTYLPIDKTAATVSIAGSCLDIEKTSDMTVDSRPGDTITFEVTATNNGELPYTEDTPAVVTDDLSAVLDDAEYDDNAAASASDGSTTSDPSYAEPLIGWSGPLAVGESVTISYSVTLTGGGDGSVRNVAFAGGGETPVCDPPTEDGTDPDTGIPCAEVDKPMPKLSIAKVADRTDLPGIGETVTYTVTIANEGPGDYTDAAPATFTDDFTDVLDDATFDESTIDASAGEATYDGPTLSWSGALAAGAEATVSYTFTYTGGGDNVLRNAACVPEDEVAQGAAACSTRTVPTGALTQSKAVNPDSGSEVRAGQEVTYTLTFNSVGEATVDVSTYDDLSDLLDDAALTGDPVVDGAGLTAVVDGERIVIEGSIAAGDTVTVTYTVVVNAYEEQGDHSLGNVLADPDGTACAEGACETENPVQHLSVEKTSDAQDDVNTGDTVTYEVTVTNDGESDFTEDATATAHDDLAGVLDDAQWNDDASAESGALSYDEPTLTWTGSLAAGASVTITYTVTITNQGDHELANVASLPDDLCDDADAPCESTVTTPLPHVTPAKSSDPATGEDVAAGQDVTYTLSFTNDGQAAGPVDSTDDLSGVLDDAELTGDPVSSSSAVQAILDGDALRVTGSIEPGETVTVTYVVTIGPDGERGDNVADNVLTPDTPPYVCAEDDPECDPFVPPTTSHNMGELDDWKTVDPASGSTVRPGQAVTYTLHFENTGTADIDVARDDVLTQVLDDAQVSTAPTASDESLTVSDIEDGRFTVAGTLEAGQLVTVTYTVTVNADGERGDDRLGNFLVDEGAEPPATCEPADGERADCTVNHVSNVVVTKSADPASGAQVGEGQEVTYTITFVNVSTNADAEAVAVDYTDHMSDVLDDATLTGNPAASSDDVSTTVSADTIVMAGAVATGETIRVTYTVTVKDYDEQGNHVLGNVIAVTGEEPVCAPDSPLCTSHETTKPAPSALPWTGVDGAVPALIAALLLLISGGTALIMVRRRREAGDIE, from the coding sequence ATGACGGTCACTGTGACAGATCCCGATGGTGCTGTCGCCGGAGGAAACGGAACCTATACGGCGACATCAGAGGGCATCTACACCGTCGAGACGGACGTGACATACCCAGACGGGCTGCACTGGGACATCACGGTTCGTGACGGTTCGACGGAGAAGACAGGACGCGTCTGGGTCGAGAGGTACAACATGGCCCAGACCGTGAACCAGACAGTCTCGGAACTCCCGCTCTGGATGGTGAACAACTCCGGATACGTCTATTCGGTCGTCCTTCGCGATTTCAACGGAATCAAATCGTCAATCACCGCTGACTCGGTCGGCAACGCCGTGTCCGGTGAAGACTGCGCGACACCCCGCTACGCGTCGACAGAGTATGAGAACGCAGCCCTGGGATGCGGTGAGCAGTACCGCCTCTTCTTCGAGGAGCCGTCAGATGAGCTTCCGCCATCAGCGCAGTCAGCTGCAGGGGCGCGACCGATCCTGCCGGAGACCCTCACCAAGGAAGACCTTGAGGTGACCGATCTTACTTATGCTGCGGCAAGCCCGAACTCGTCAACAGCGGGCACGCTGACGTGGACGCCCCCTCAGCGTTACTCGGGCGGCTACACGATTGATATCGATGCGGACGGCAACGGCTCGTACGATGACGACGTCGACCGTTCCATCCCAATGGGAGCTGACGGCACTGGAGACACGACGTCATTCGAGTTCGACGGCTTGGATGCCCAAGGCAATCCGATCGCCACATGTGTTCCGGTGAAGGCTCGTGTGCACTTCGACCGACTCGGAGAGATCCATCTGCAGCAGAACGACGTCGAGCAGCGCACGCTGTCGATGACGCGGCTGAATGGGCCGGGAGCACCCGACTCGACGATGTACTGGAATGACCAAACGGCGCTCAGCGAAAGCCGTGTGAACTCGACGCCGATCACCGACGGTCGCGCTGGCATCGACAGCACAGGAGGCGCGCACGGCTGGGCCTACGACGTCAATTCGTGGGGTAACGAGCGGTGGATCGATGACTGGACATACTTGCCCATCGACAAGACTGCCGCCACTGTGTCTATCGCAGGAAGCTGTCTCGACATCGAGAAGACCTCGGACATGACCGTCGATTCGCGGCCAGGGGACACCATCACCTTCGAGGTAACTGCGACAAACAACGGTGAGCTCCCGTACACCGAAGACACCCCCGCCGTCGTCACCGACGATCTGTCGGCTGTGCTCGATGACGCGGAATACGACGACAACGCCGCGGCGTCAGCATCCGATGGGAGTACCACCAGCGACCCGTCGTACGCCGAACCGCTCATCGGATGGTCTGGGCCGCTTGCCGTTGGCGAGTCGGTGACGATCAGCTACTCCGTGACCCTCACGGGCGGCGGAGACGGCTCGGTGCGCAACGTGGCGTTCGCAGGCGGCGGTGAGACGCCCGTGTGCGACCCGCCGACGGAGGATGGCACCGACCCTGACACCGGCATTCCCTGTGCCGAGGTCGACAAGCCCATGCCGAAGCTCAGCATCGCGAAGGTCGCCGACCGCACAGATCTGCCGGGCATCGGAGAGACGGTGACCTACACCGTGACCATTGCGAACGAGGGTCCGGGCGACTACACGGATGCTGCTCCCGCAACGTTCACGGACGACTTCACCGATGTTCTCGACGACGCGACGTTCGACGAGTCGACGATCGATGCATCGGCTGGCGAGGCGACGTATGACGGACCGACACTCTCGTGGTCTGGAGCGCTTGCAGCCGGTGCCGAAGCGACGGTGAGCTACACGTTCACGTACACAGGCGGCGGCGACAACGTGCTGCGAAACGCCGCCTGTGTGCCTGAGGACGAGGTGGCGCAAGGTGCTGCCGCCTGCTCGACGCGCACAGTTCCCACGGGAGCGTTGACGCAGTCGAAGGCCGTCAACCCGGACTCGGGCTCGGAAGTGCGCGCCGGCCAGGAGGTCACCTACACGCTGACATTCAACAGCGTCGGTGAGGCAACCGTCGACGTCAGCACCTACGACGACCTGTCAGATCTGCTCGACGACGCCGCGCTCACGGGTGATCCCGTCGTGGACGGCGCGGGACTTACCGCCGTCGTCGATGGCGAGCGCATCGTCATTGAGGGGTCGATCGCGGCTGGCGACACCGTCACGGTGACCTACACGGTCGTCGTGAACGCCTACGAGGAGCAGGGCGACCACAGCCTCGGTAACGTGCTTGCTGACCCAGACGGCACCGCGTGTGCCGAAGGCGCGTGCGAGACGGAGAACCCGGTTCAGCACCTGTCTGTCGAGAAGACTTCTGACGCTCAGGACGATGTGAACACCGGTGACACCGTGACGTACGAGGTGACGGTCACGAACGACGGCGAATCTGACTTCACAGAAGATGCGACGGCGACTGCTCACGACGACCTCGCGGGTGTTCTCGACGATGCTCAGTGGAACGATGACGCTTCGGCGGAGTCGGGCGCGCTGTCGTACGACGAGCCGACGCTCACCTGGACCGGTTCCCTCGCAGCGGGAGCGTCGGTGACGATCACCTACACGGTGACCATCACGAACCAGGGTGACCACGAGCTCGCGAACGTGGCATCACTTCCGGATGACCTGTGTGATGACGCTGACGCACCGTGCGAATCGACCGTGACGACGCCGCTTCCGCACGTCACACCGGCAAAGTCGTCTGATCCCGCAACCGGAGAGGACGTCGCGGCAGGTCAGGACGTCACGTACACCCTGTCGTTCACGAACGATGGCCAGGCGGCTGGTCCTGTCGACTCGACCGATGACCTGTCGGGTGTTCTGGACGATGCCGAGCTGACCGGCGATCCCGTGTCGAGCTCGAGTGCCGTGCAGGCGATTCTCGACGGCGACGCACTGCGCGTCACCGGGTCGATCGAGCCCGGCGAGACGGTCACCGTGACCTACGTCGTGACGATCGGGCCCGACGGCGAGCGCGGCGACAACGTCGCGGACAATGTGCTGACCCCGGACACTCCGCCGTACGTGTGCGCCGAGGACGACCCCGAGTGCGACCCGTTCGTGCCGCCGACCACGTCGCACAACATGGGCGAGCTGGATGACTGGAAGACTGTCGACCCTGCGTCTGGTTCGACGGTTCGGCCAGGGCAAGCCGTGACATACACGCTGCACTTCGAGAACACCGGCACTGCTGATATCGACGTCGCCCGCGACGACGTACTGACGCAGGTTCTCGATGACGCGCAGGTCAGCACAGCGCCGACCGCCTCGGATGAGTCGCTCACGGTCTCAGACATCGAGGATGGCCGGTTTACGGTCGCCGGGACGCTCGAAGCCGGTCAGCTGGTCACCGTCACGTACACGGTCACCGTGAACGCCGACGGCGAGCGCGGTGACGACCGCCTGGGCAACTTCCTTGTCGATGAGGGAGCGGAGCCGCCTGCGACGTGTGAGCCTGCTGATGGGGAGCGTGCAGACTGCACGGTGAACCACGTCTCGAACGTCGTCGTCACGAAGTCGGCCGACCCGGCATCGGGTGCCCAGGTTGGTGAAGGCCAGGAGGTTACGTACACGATCACGTTCGTGAACGTGTCGACAAATGCGGATGCGGAGGCAGTCGCTGTCGACTACACCGACCACATGTCGGACGTGCTCGATGACGCTACCCTGACGGGGAACCCCGCTGCGTCGAGTGACGACGTCAGCACGACCGTGTCGGCGGACACGATCGTGATGGCGGGCGCCGTCGCGACGGGTGAGACCATCAGGGTGACGTACACCGTCACCGTGAAGGACTACGACGAGCAGGGCAACCACGTGCTCGGAAACGTCATCGCGGTTACGGGCGAAGAGCCGGTGTGCGCGCCGGACTCGCCGCTCTGCACCTCGCATGAGACGACGAAGCCCGCACCGTCTGCGCTTCCATGGACCGGTGTCGACGGAGCCGTGCCTGCTCTGATCGCGGCTCTGCTGCTCCTGATCTCGGGTGGAACGGCGCTCATCATGGTGCGTCGCCGCCGTGAGGCAGGTGACATCGAGTAG